AGCTGCGGGGCGGCGCCGAGGTTGCTCCCGACGACGAGCAGCGCGAAGCCCCCGACGACGACGAGCGCAGGCCAGAGCAGCGAGGCAATCGGCGCCATCGACCACCAAAAACCGAGCACGGCCCAGGACAGCAGGGCGCCTGCGAGCACCGTCAGGGCGAGCTTGGGTCGCCGCCGGCCCTCGACGATGAGGCCGAGGTTGAGGACGAGGAGGAGCAGCGCAAGACCGCCCAGGGCGGCCGCCGGGAGCCTCCTGCCAGCCAGGAAGAGCAGCAGGGGTAGGCTGGCGAGCAAGGGGGCCACGCCGCTGCCGGCGGGCCGCAGCTGCTTGCCGAGACGCCGCGCCAACGCGGGGAAGCCGGCGTAGAGCAGGCCAAAGAGCGTGTAGATGGTCAACGCGGCGTAGAGGCGCTCGGGCGTCAGATGCTTCGCGGACCAGAGCGCCTCGGTGGCGACGGCGCTGCAGGCGACGAGGATGTAGAGCACCCCGGCTTCCGTCCGCACGGCCACCTGCGTGACGATAACCACCAGCGCGAAGAGCAGGGCGAAGGGCAGCGCGGGCGGGGCAGCCAGCGGCTCGACGAAGACCAACACGGGAAAGACGAAGAGCAGCAGGGCGGCTGGCAGGGTGGCGATCGCCGACAGCCTGAGGCTGGCGAGGCGATGGCCCGCGGCCACCCAGCGCGACGGCCAACCCAGCTCGCGCCCGAGGCGCCGCGCCACGAAGGGCGCGAAGGCGTAGAAGAGTACGAAGCTCGCCACCCATAGCAGCGCTGCCGGCCAGGCCTCGGGGCGGTAGGCGGCGGGGATCCAGCCGGCGAAGACCAGCACGGTGGTCAGGCCGCTGGCGAGGTGCAGCAGCGCGGGCCCGAGGGTGATCGCCAGGACGAAGAGGGCGAGGTCGAGGAGCAGCAGCCAGCCGAAGAGCAGGTGGAAGCGCTGGCCGAAGGCGGGTACCCAGGCCAGGCAGAGCGCGAAGAGCAGCGGCAGTGCGGCGCTCGCCGTGACAATCTGCGCGAAGATCGGCCCCGCAGCGCGCCCGGCGGCGGGCGTCTGCGGGCGCCGGCCGAGCGCCTCCGCGACGACGATCACGGCTGGGAAGAGCAGGAAGACGCCCGCGGCGAGCGGCAGCTCGGCGAGGTTGTGGATCACGAACCTGGCGATCCAGCCCCATTGATAGAGCGCCGTGAAGCTGACACTGGCGGCCAGCAACCAGGGCCAACGTTTGCGATGCGCGACCCACGCTAGGCCGACGTTGAGCAGCAGCAGGTAACCAAAGAGCCCGATCGGTCGGTCCTCCCCGCTGGAGAGCAGCATGGGCGTGGCGAAGCCACCGACCAACCCCAAGAGCGCGATGAAGAGCGAATCGTGCCGCAGGGCCAAGAGCACCGCGACCGCGGTGACCAGGATCATCAGCCCGAAGGTCGGCAGCGGTGGCACGAGCGCCCAGAGCGCATGGCCCGCGAAGCAGGTCGCGAAGAGGATCGCGATGCCCGCCGCGTCGAGCGCATTGGCGGTGACGCGATAGCGGCGCCCCTTGAGTTCGGAGCCGACGAGCAGCCCGACGCCAGCGAGCAGGCCGATCGCCATCCGCAGCGGCGCGCCGAGCCAGCCCTGATCGACCGAATAGCGCAGAAAGAAGACGGCGCCGAGGACCAGCGCGAGTCCCGCGATCCACGAGAAAAGCCGGACGCCGATCAATCCTTCCCAGTCGAAGCCGGGCGCCGCGGGCGCGCTGTCGCCGCCGGGGTCGAGGGTGGGGGCCGGCATCGGCCCTGGCGCGGCGGCGGCAAGCTTGGGGGAGGCTGCGGCTTCGAGCGGGGCCGACGCCCTCGCTTCGGCTCCGCTGAGGAGGAGGGCCGGCGCGGGCGGCTCGGTACTCGTGTGTGGTGCCTCGGTCGGCGGCGCCTCGGTCAGGGGCGCGGCCTCGACAGCGCTGGGATCGCCGGTGAGGCTCGCTAGCGGCGCTGCTTCGGTGGCGGTCGTCGGGTCGCGGGCGATCAGCTGCGCGCGCAGCTCGAGGAGGCCGCCCTCGGCGGCCTCGAGCCGTCGGGCGAGGGCAGCCTCGCGGCGGCTCAGCTGCTCGATTCGGTGGTGTGCGGCGTCGAGGCGCAGGCGTTCTTCGGCCAGCTCGCCCTGCAGCCGGGCACTGCGCCGCCGCTGAGCGATCGACGCGACGACCACGACCGCGATCAGTAGCAACTCCATCGGCACCTCCAGCGAGCGGCTGAATGCGCCGCCCCGCACCTCGACGGCGCGGCGAAGCATAGCTGATTCGAGGGCTGTTCCAACGGCAAGGTCAGCCGGGTGGGGAACGAGCGGCGGCGTTGGGGGTGCGGAGCGGCCGAGCGCTAGGGCGAGGGGCCCTTTCGCGGCGCCGCCGCTGCCTGCGGCGGCGCCGGGGCTCAAGCGAGCTGTATCAGGGCCTGGCCCTTCTTGACGCTCTCGCCGCCGACGACGAGGATCTTCGCGACCGTGCCGCTGATCGGCGCCGTCACGTTGCTCTCCATCTTCATCGCCTCGAGCAGGAGCAGCGGCTGGCCCGCCTCCACCTGCTGGCCGACCTCGACGAGCACGCGCACCACCAGCCCCATGACCACGCTGCGGCAGAGCTTGGCCTCGTCGACCCCTTCGTCGAGTCCCCCGGCGGCAGGCGTCGCCGCCGGGTGCGCGCTGCCCGTCCCAGACGTCGCGGCGTGCGGCTTCGCGCTGACCGCCGCGGGGATACTCGCCGGCACCCCAACGTGCGGGACGAAGGGCTCGTCGAGGATCTCGATCTCGGCCTCGTATTGCGTGTCGTCGATCGTGATTTGGAGCTTCATCCGCTTCATCCTTCAGACCGGGCGCATCCGGCGCCGGTGCGCGCTGCGCGGCTGCTTCGTGGAGAACGTGTCGCTGCTCGCGGCTGTGGTCTCGTGCGCTAGGTGCGCGGCAGGTTGCGCTGGTGCAAGCTGGCACGCCCCGCCTGCGCCCAACCGCTGTGCTTGCCAAGCTGCCGCGCCGAGCGGATGCGCACATGCTTGCCGATATAGGCGGCAAAAACCGCGCTCATGATCGCCAGGTGCTCTGGCGGGATCTCACCCTCCGGCGCCAGCCGATCGAGGCGCTTGGTGAGCTTGGCCACGATCGCCCGCAGCTCGGTGAGCTCCCGGCGCTCGGCCTCCCTCGCGTCGTCGACGGCGTCGCGGGCGCCGCGGAGGGCGTCGCTGAGCGCCTTGACCTGCTCGGTCGCGAAGACGCGCTGCAGGGCGGCGTCGTGCTCGCTTGCGCTGCTCATAAGGGGATCAATCCGTGCTTCTTGGCCGGTCTCAGCTCGCGCTTATTGATCAACGACGCGAGGGCCCGGGCGAGGAAGACGCGCGTCTGGCTCGGCTCGATGATGTCATCGACGAGGCGGCGCGAGGCGGCGACATAGGGCGAGGCGAAGGCGCTGCGATACTCCTCGATCAGCTCCTTGCGCCGCGCTTCCTTATCCGAGGCGGCCTCGATCTCCTTGCGGAAGACGACGTTCACCGCGCCTTCGGCGCCCATCACCGCGATCTCCGCCGTCGGCCAGGCGACGCTGGTGTCGGCGCCGAGATCCTTGGCGCACATCGCCAGGTAGGCGCCGCCGTAGGCCTTGCGCAGGACCACCGTCAGCTTGGGCACCGTCGCCGCCGAGTAGGCGAAGAGCATCTTGGCGCCGTGGCGGATGATGCCGCCGTACTCCTGCTGCAGCCCTGGCATGAAGCCGGGGACATCGACGAAGGTCACCAGCGGGATATTGAAGGCGTTGCAGAAGCGAATGAAGCGCGACGACTTATCCGAGGCGTTGATATCCAGCGCCCCACCGAGCACCGCCGGCTGATTGGCGATCACGCCGACGCTATGGCCCGCGATGCGCGCGAAGCCGACCACGATGTTGGTGGCGAAGCTCTTCTGCACCTCGAGGAAATCAGCGTCGTCGACCGCGAGCGCGATCACGTCGCGCACGTCGTAGGGGCGCTTGGGGTCGTCGGGGACGACGCTCTCGAAGGCCTCGTTGGGCAGCAGCGCGTCCTCGCGCGGGTAGTGCGGCGGGTCTTCGAGGTTGTTCGAGGGCAGGAAGCTCAGCAGCCGCTTGCAGATCCGCACGGCGTCGCGATCGTCCTCGGCGACGAAGTGCACGACCCCCGAGTAGCTCATCTGCGCGTCGGGTCCGCCGAGTTCCTCCATCGTCACGATCTCGCCGGTGACCTGCTTGATCACCGACGGCCCGGTGATGAACATCTGGGCCTGCTGCGTTTGAATGATGAAATCGGTCAGCGCGGGGCTGTAGGCCGCCCCGCCGGCGCAGGGCCCGCAGATCAGCGAGATCTGGGGCACCGAGCCCGAGAGCATCACGTTCTGGTGGAAGACGCGGCCATAGCCCGAGAGGCTGTCGATGCCCTCCTGCACCCGCGCCCCGCCGGAGTCGTTGATGAAGACGAAGGGCGTGCCGGTCTTCTGCGCCCGCTTCATCATCTCGGCGATCTTCTCGCAGTGGACCTCGCCCGCGGCGCCGCCGGCGACGGTGAAGTCCTGGCTGGCGAGGTGCAAGGAGCGGCCGTCGACGGTGGCCACGCCCGTGACCACGCCGTCAGCCGGGAAGCTCTTGCCAGCGAGGCCGAAGAGCGTGGCGCGATGCTGTGCGAAGGCACCCGACTCTTGGAGGCTGCCGGCGTCGACCAGCAGCTCGATCCGCTCGCGGGCGGTAAGCTTGCCGGCCGTGTGCTGCTTCTTGATCCGTTCCTCGCCGCCGGCGGCCAGCAGCGCTTTGCGGCGCTCTCGTAGCTCTTGAACCTTGGCTGTCATGCTCATCGTGGATGCCCATCACGCGGCCTCTTCGGCCGCGAAGGTCAGCTCGGGCTGACGGTGACTTTATGCGTGCGGCCGTGAATCGTGACGCTGTAGTTGACGGCGGCCGCCAGAGGGACGGCCGCGGGGGCGCCCGCGCCAGCGCTCGCGCCGGTGGGCGGCGAGGTCGCCGGCTTCTTGCCGACGTTTTTCGGACCCTCGGCGCGCGAGGCGAAGAACTTCGGCGCCACCTGCGGGAACATCGCGAAGGTCAAGACGTCCTCGTCGCTGCCATTGGCCCCTGGCAGCGCATTCGCGGCGCGCTGCAGCGCCTCCCACTCGGGCTTGAGGAGATCGGCGGGGCGACAGGTGATCGCGGCCTTCTTCGCGTGCTGCTCGGCGCGCTGCAGCACCTCTGGGTCCTTCGGCGCCGCTGTCGTGCCGTAGTAGCCGAGCATCAGGTCGGCGAACTCACCCGTCATCGCCTGGTAGGGTCCCATCAGCACGTTGAAGACCGCCTGGGTGCCGACGATCTGGCTGGTCGGCGTGACCAGCGGCGGGTAGCCCGAGACCTTGCGGGCGCGCGGCACCTCTTCCAGCACCTCTTGCAGCCGGTCGGCGGCGTCCTGCTGCCTGAGCTGGCTCTCCATGTTCGAGATCATCCCGCCGGGGATCTGGCTCTTGAAGATCTCGGTGTCGACGCCAGTGATATTGGAGAGGAACTCGGCGTAGCGCGGACGAATCTGCGCCATGTGGTTGCGTACCTTGGCCACGCGCGCGAGGTCGACCTGCGTCGTATAGCCTGTCCCCTCGAGCATCTCGACGAAGCTCTCGGTGGGGTTGTGCCCCGGCCCGAGCGAGACCGAGCTGACCGCCGTATCGACCATGTCGGCGCCGGCCTCGACCGCCTTCATCAGGCTGACGAGCGTGACGCCCGTGGTCGCATGCGTATGCACGTGGATCCGCACCTCGCGCCCGCAGCGCTCCTTGATCGCCTTGACGATGTCGTAGGCGGGCTGCGGCTTGAGCAGCGCGGCCATGTCCTTGAGGCAGATCGAGTCGGCGCCCATCTCGATCAGCTTCTGCGCCAGCTCGACGTAGCCTTGCACCGTATGCACTGGGCTGATCGTGTAGCAGATGGTGCCCTGGGCGTGCTTGCCGCTGCGCTTGACGGCCTTAATCGCGACCTCGAGGTTGCGCGCGTCGTTGAGCGCGTCGAAGACGCGAAAGACATCCATGCCGTTGGCCGCGGCGCGCTCGACGAAGCGCGAGACGACCGAGTCCTCGTAATGCCGATAGCCGAGCAGGTTTTGCCCGCGGAGCAGCATCTGCAGCGGCGTCTTGGGCAGCAGCTTCTTGAAGCTGCGCAGGCGCTCCCAGGGGTCCTCGTTGAGGAAGCGGATACAGGCGTCGAAGGTCGCGCCGCCCCAGCACTCGAGCGACCAGAAGCCGGCGTTGTCGAGATCCTCGCAGACGGGGACCATGTCCTCCATCGCCAGGCGCGTCGCCATCAGACTCTGATGCGCGTCGCGCAGGGCCAGCTCGGTGACGTGAATCAGCTTGTTCATGGCGCGTACTCTTTCGACGAATGACGCGCCTTGTCAATTGCTGACTCGTCCGCGCCGTGAGCGCTGCGGCGACGCTCGCCGATCAAGCCTGGCGAAGCCCGCCGAAGGGGGCTATGAGGCTGCTAGACCCTCACCCCAGGAGCCCCCGATGCGGAGCAGCAGCGTTGTTGGACCCAAGATTCTTAGGTTGTTCGGCGCCGCCTTCGGCTGTTGCGCGCTGCTCGCCTGCGGCGCCTCGGGGGATGCGGGCGCTGACCTCGAGACCGACCTCGACCTCGTCGCCGAGCGGGCCGCCTTCCTGCCGCACGGCCAGGCGCCGACCGTGGCGGCCACGGCCAAGGGCGTCGCCGCGCTCTTCGTGCAGGAGGATCCGACGCTCGAGCCCGGGGCGAGCGCCGCCACCAACGCCGAGAACGTCAGGGCGCAGGTCAGCCTCGCGCTGACCACCTGCCCCGCGGCGAGCATCAGCCTGAGCGGCGAGGCCAGCCTGGTGGTCGACTTCGGCGCCGGCTGCAGCGTGCCGGGGGTGGGCTCGCTCAGCGGATCGGTAGGCGTCGCGCTCACGGTCCCGGCCACGCACACGATCAAGGTCAGCTTCGCCTTCGACGCGGTGCAGGTCGATGGGCGCCTGTTGAGCGGCAGTCTGGCGGTTACGACTAGTGACGGCACGAGCTTCAGCTTCGATGCCGCGCTGCAGAGCACGGGGGGCGCGTTGACCCTCGACGGCGCGATGCTGCTGCTGGACGTCGACGGCCACGGGGCAACGCTCGAGGGCAAGGGCAGCTATCGGCCCACGGCAGGGTCGCCGAAGGCGCTGACGTTTGCGGGCGTGCATCACGGCTTCGGCGACTGCTACGCGGACGCCGGCAGGATCACGAGCACCAAGACCACGGTCGGGCGCAATGGGCGCAGCTCCACGGTCACCGAGACGATCGCCTTTGGCTCCAGCACGCCGACGACGGGCGAGGTGCAGATCACCGTCGGCAAGGCGGCCCCCGTGGCGGCCATGCTGCCGAGCTACGGTGCCTGCCCGCAGCCCTGAAGGCAGCGCCGAGCCCAGTCTGAAGTGCGACTGAAGCGGCGGCTGAAGCGACGAGCTCGGGCCCTCGACCGAGGCGGAGCAGCAAAGCCCCGGTCTGCGCTAGCCTCGCGGAGCGGCCCGGATCGCCAGCGCGAAGTGCAGCACGTCCTTGGGGGTCCAAACCAGCTTGAAGGGCCGCAAGCGGCGGGCGCGCGCCTCGCCGAGGCCGATCGACAGGGCCTCGGCCACCACCGTCGAGCAATTACGGTCGAGCGTGCTCCAGGCCTGCAGGGGGCCCTGGTAGCGTACGCCGTCGCGCATCAGGCCGAAGGACTGCCACCAATCCTTGATCGCCAGCTCGTTGAGCTCGCGCAGCTCGATCTGATGATCGGGGAGCTGGCGCTCGGCCGCGCAGTCCGCCGCGAAGAGGCGGTCGCGGAAGGGCGGCGACTGGTAGATGTTGCGGTGCAGCTTCGAGGGCACGGCGCCGGGGCGCTCGGGCCACCACGAGACGTAGGTCTTGGGGTCGACGATCAGCGAGGCATGGCCCCAGGCCTCGGCCTTGCCGCGATACTCCCAGACACAGACCGTCGCCATCGCCGCAGGCCCCCCGTCGAGGGGGCATACTAGCGCATGTCGCGCCCAGGGGGATCCGCTCATGCTCCGCTCGGCTCCGGGGGATCCGCGACGTGGGCGGGAGGCGCGCGCTGCGGCAGGATGGTGCGCAACCAGGTCAGGAGCTGCAGGACCTCGGGCTCTTCCAGCACCAGGCTCGCGCGTAGCTCGCTCCCGCGCCGCCACAGGTGCAGGCGTTCGATCAGCGCGCTGACGCCGAGCACGCGCAGCATCAGCAGCGACTGCAGGCGCGTCAGCTCGAGCGCCGCGGCGCGCAGCGCCGTCGCGGCGTCGGCGGCGTCCGCGAAGCTGAGGACCACCTTGACCCGGGCGTTGGCGCTCGCGGCCATCGCGAGCCGACCCGCGGTCGGCGTCGGCAGGCCCGCGGGCAGTCGAATCAGGCGCGGGAGGTTGATGGCCTGCACGAGCAGCGCGGCCGCGCCGTCCTCGCTGGAGCCACGCGCGGTTGGCGTAACGCCCTCGAGCAAGCGCTCGACCCAGGGCCGGGTCGCCGCGCCCTGCGCGGCTCCAGCGGCAGGTGGGCCGGTGGCGGCGGTGGGGCGTTGGAGCTGCTCCAGCAGCTCCGGCGCGGCGAAGACGATCAGCCCCTCGAGCAGCGTCAGCAGGCGCCGATCACCGGGCAAGCGCGGCGGAGCGGAGAGCTCGCCCTGCAAGCTGCCCTCGTGCTCGGTCCAGCGCAGGGTGCCCGCGTTGGCCTGGACGCTGGCCTCGAGCGCCGTGCGCGCCGCCGCCAGGGAGAGCGCATGACGCGCGACCAGCAGCGTCTCGGTGATGCGGTAAGGGTTGGGCGTGGCGATCAGCAGCCGATCGAAGTCCCGCAGGGGATCGAGCGGGGCACCGGCCAGCAGCGTGCGGTAGTCGTAGAAGGCCGCGAGGAGCTCGCGCACGCCGGCGGCGTAGGGCGAGTCGCGCACGCGGTCGCAGCGCAGCAGCACGAGCAGGGCGGCGTCGCCCGGTGCGACCTCCGCGAGCGCCGCCGTCGGATGAGGTGCCGGGGGTAGCGCCGCCGCTGGCGCTGGCGAAGGGCGCGGCGGCGCCTTGCGGCGGGGCGCGCGGCCGGTCGCGGTGGCCGCAAGCCCCGGCGCGTCGTCGGCGCGTTTGGTGGCGGGCGCTGGGGCCTGCGGCGGCGCGGCGGGGGGCGACGCAGCCGGCGCGCCGAGGCGGTTGTCGAGGTCGAGCCAGATCGGGCCGAGGGGCGGCGCGGGCAGCGCGAGGGCCGAAAGCGTGAGCCACAGCGCCACGCCGCCGTGCAGGGCGAAGGAGGTCAGCAGGGCGATCGCCCAGCGCCCCGCGGGGCCGCCATTTGGGTCCGGGCGCGGCGGCCTGTCGCGGGGGCTCGCAAGGCGCGGGGCAGGCTGCATGGCGGTCGGCGCTTCGGGGGACCTTGGCGCGGGCTACCTGGCGCCGTTGCCGGAGGCGCCGGGATCCGGCAGCTCGAAACGGATCTCGACGCGATCCTGCAGGCGCAGGGCCCCGAGCAGGGCCTTATAGGGCGCAATGCCCCAGCGGCTCGGCACCAAGACGACGCTGCCCCGCAGGTGGCCATCACGACGCTCGACCGCGAACTCGATCTCGCGCGCTTGCCCGACCAGCTCCAGCATCCCGCGCACGAGCACCTCGTGCTCCCCCTTGAAGGTCAACGTGGCGTCCAGGTGGGCGTCGGGGAACTTGCCCGTGAGCAGGACCTTGGACTGCATGGCCTCGCGAATCTCGGCCTGTTCACGCGCCGAAAGCGCCTCGCGATCGACCACGCCCCCAGGGCGCGCGGCGCCCTCGACGACAATCTCGCTGGTCTTGAAGCGGCCCTCGACCTGCCGCTGATCGATCGTCAACTCGAGCGCCGGCAGCCTCAGCTGCAGGTCGTGTCCGAGGCGCGAGAGCAGCCCGTCCTTGAAGGTCAGGATCGTCAGCGATCCAGCGCGAATTGTTTGCTCCATCGGCGACTCCGGGGGCGGCTGATCGGCGCCCGGCGCGCATCATAGGGGTGCCCGCGCCCATCGACAAGGCGCGCGAGACGCGCTGTCGTTCCCCGACCTGGGCCGAGCGCGGGAGCGGAGCGTGGCCGGGCATCGCGTCGCCCCGCGCTCGCGCCCGCCCGGGACGGATCGCGCCGTCGATCGCCAGCCAAAGGTCAGAAAATTAGGTTGGTTCATCCGGGGCCGCTAGCATCAGCCATGCCGTCAAGGAGGTCTGGGATGCAGGTCGAGCGCCGCAGGAAGAGGAGCAACTACCGGGGCCTTTCGCTCCACTATTGGCTCGCCGCGGTAGCCGCGCGGACGCGCGCGCTCGCCTTCGTCTTGGCGGACCCCTCGGGGCTGCTGATCGCGTCGAGCCTGCGCGGACCCGAGGCGGAGGAGCTGGCGGCGATCGTGCCGCTGCTGCATCGCGATGCTGCCGCGCCCTTGGCGGGGGTCAAGTGGCGACAGATGCCGATCCAGGTCGATCAGATCACGATCGATGGCATGCCGCTCTTGCTCTGCGCCGTCGGCGACCGGCCGGCCTGCCACAGCGCGATGGCGCAGGCGGCGGGCGGCGTCGAGCGGATCTTGGCCGCGCCGGCCTAGCAGCCCGGCGACTGCCGCCGCTAGATTCGGGCCTCGGCCAGCACGAAGTGCACGTTCGAGTCGTCGACGATGCGCAAGGACTTGCGCCCCTGCTCGGTCGGTAGCACGCCGCGCAGCCCCGGGTAGCGGCCCCGCTCAGTGATGAAGAAGAAGCGTCGCCCGACGCGCTCGCCGAGCCATTTCCGAATCGCGGCGTCGTCCAGGCTCTTGGCGACCACGACCTGCGCCGCCGTGTACCAGGTCTCGCCGCGCCAATTGAACTGCCAGGCCACGAGCTGCTCCTCCGGGCCCTTGCGCAGGCGATAGTAGGTCTGCAGGACCTCCTTCTGGCTCCAATGCGGCGCGCAATGGAGCTGGTAGGCATT
The Pseudomonadota bacterium DNA segment above includes these coding regions:
- a CDS encoding methylmalonyl-CoA carboxytransferase subunit 5S, yielding MNKLIHVTELALRDAHQSLMATRLAMEDMVPVCEDLDNAGFWSLECWGGATFDACIRFLNEDPWERLRSFKKLLPKTPLQMLLRGQNLLGYRHYEDSVVSRFVERAAANGMDVFRVFDALNDARNLEVAIKAVKRSGKHAQGTICYTISPVHTVQGYVELAQKLIEMGADSICLKDMAALLKPQPAYDIVKAIKERCGREVRIHVHTHATTGVTLVSLMKAVEAGADMVDTAVSSVSLGPGHNPTESFVEMLEGTGYTTQVDLARVAKVRNHMAQIRPRYAEFLSNITGVDTEIFKSQIPGGMISNMESQLRQQDAADRLQEVLEEVPRARKVSGYPPLVTPTSQIVGTQAVFNVLMGPYQAMTGEFADLMLGYYGTTAAPKDPEVLQRAEQHAKKAAITCRPADLLKPEWEALQRAANALPGANGSDEDVLTFAMFPQVAPKFFASRAEGPKNVGKKPATSPPTGASAGAGAPAAVPLAAAVNYSVTIHGRTHKVTVSPS
- a CDS encoding biotin/lipoyl-binding protein encodes the protein MKLQITIDDTQYEAEIEILDEPFVPHVGVPASIPAAVSAKPHAATSGTGSAHPAATPAAGGLDEGVDEAKLCRSVVMGLVVRVLVEVGQQVEAGQPLLLLEAMKMESNVTAPISGTVAKILVVGGESVKKGQALIQLA
- a CDS encoding acyl-CoA carboxylase subunit beta, whose protein sequence is MSMTAKVQELRERRKALLAAGGEERIKKQHTAGKLTARERIELLVDAGSLQESGAFAQHRATLFGLAGKSFPADGVVTGVATVDGRSLHLASQDFTVAGGAAGEVHCEKIAEMMKRAQKTGTPFVFINDSGGARVQEGIDSLSGYGRVFHQNVMLSGSVPQISLICGPCAGGAAYSPALTDFIIQTQQAQMFITGPSVIKQVTGEIVTMEELGGPDAQMSYSGVVHFVAEDDRDAVRICKRLLSFLPSNNLEDPPHYPREDALLPNEAFESVVPDDPKRPYDVRDVIALAVDDADFLEVQKSFATNIVVGFARIAGHSVGVIANQPAVLGGALDINASDKSSRFIRFCNAFNIPLVTFVDVPGFMPGLQQEYGGIIRHGAKMLFAYSAATVPKLTVVLRKAYGGAYLAMCAKDLGADTSVAWPTAEIAVMGAEGAVNVVFRKEIEAASDKEARRKELIEEYRSAFASPYVAASRRLVDDIIEPSQTRVFLARALASLINKRELRPAKKHGLIPL
- a CDS encoding DUF2339 domain-containing protein; translation: MELLLIAVVVVASIAQRRRSARLQGELAEERLRLDAAHHRIEQLSRREAALARRLEAAEGGLLELRAQLIARDPTTATEAAPLASLTGDPSAVEAAPLTEAPPTEAPHTSTEPPAPALLLSGAEARASAPLEAAASPKLAAAAPGPMPAPTLDPGGDSAPAAPGFDWEGLIGVRLFSWIAGLALVLGAVFFLRYSVDQGWLGAPLRMAIGLLAGVGLLVGSELKGRRYRVTANALDAAGIAILFATCFAGHALWALVPPLPTFGLMILVTAVAVLLALRHDSLFIALLGLVGGFATPMLLSSGEDRPIGLFGYLLLLNVGLAWVAHRKRWPWLLAASVSFTALYQWGWIARFVIHNLAELPLAAGVFLLFPAVIVVAEALGRRPQTPAAGRAAGPIFAQIVTASAALPLLFALCLAWVPAFGQRFHLLFGWLLLLDLALFVLAITLGPALLHLASGLTTVLVFAGWIPAAYRPEAWPAALLWVASFVLFYAFAPFVARRLGRELGWPSRWVAAGHRLASLRLSAIATLPAALLLFVFPVLVFVEPLAAPPALPFALLFALVVIVTQVAVRTEAGVLYILVACSAVATEALWSAKHLTPERLYAALTIYTLFGLLYAGFPALARRLGKQLRPAGSGVAPLLASLPLLLFLAGRRLPAAALGGLALLLLVLNLGLIVEGRRRPKLALTVLAGALLSWAVLGFWWSMAPIASLLWPALVVVGGFALLVVGSNLGAAPQLAEGAALPSRQGVLLGLVGHVFICHVASQPALALPPWPLLGVLGVLDLAIVAAALWIGRGQLYAAALGASQLILVVLIETLRATPSEALPALVATTLSAIALAALGLAVLPLARRRPGADPWFHRGAAAGLYGAQLVLAFAAAARETPSWPYFALLSALPLLGFAWLVRRGGTHALAFGALAAAALGTWAWTGAHFDPAAWWQPVGLAAAPYLLLSAYPLLFRPQSAPYRSAPYRSAPYWVAVLGALPFFLFAREAILRGGHGAVIGVLPLSQALLLGGLLLRLLRDKAATAEDRGPVALTAGAALAFITVAIPLQLANEWITLGWALEAAALAWLYLRLRHRGLLRASFGLAAAVVVRLTLNHAVLAYHARSATPLLNFYLYTYLVAAAALFTASVWLRRTEDRIFPRWPRASDLQAAGATLLLFLLINIEIADFYATGTQITFNFSASLAQDLTYTLAWALFAIGLLVAGIAYRRRVPRIAALILLVITVAKCFLHDLWRLGGLFRVGSFVGLAICLALVAIALQKFVLARPKAGE
- a CDS encoding YceI family protein, translating into MEQTIRAGSLTILTFKDGLLSRLGHDLQLRLPALELTIDQRQVEGRFKTSEIVVEGAARPGGVVDREALSAREQAEIREAMQSKVLLTGKFPDAHLDATLTFKGEHEVLVRGMLELVGQAREIEFAVERRDGHLRGSVVLVPSRWGIAPYKALLGALRLQDRVEIRFELPDPGASGNGAR